In Streptomyces sp. NBC_00569, a single genomic region encodes these proteins:
- a CDS encoding adenosine kinase → MSIEIDVLVLGGAGVDTIVHVPELPLSFADSYMIQPGIRTRAGQSGDFVALGVSSLGLRTHHLDLIGDDYEGDLVRAFHRDQGIAFTTSLQPEGTKRAVNLVGPDGRRLSLYDDTRSQETDRLPEATVRELAAASRHAHVVITYPCAFTLPTLREAGVTISTDLHNWDGMNPYHEVFAYEADLVFLSTTALADPERTMRRIVERGRARAVIATAGADGAYLLVDGELSHIPAVTPPAPVVDSNGAGDAFASAFLYGWLNGEPAERCGLYGAVAGAHACTVPSMRTDSITRDELHSRLVELQCDAAPAEHRAEEAGWRG, encoded by the coding sequence ATGAGCATCGAGATCGACGTCCTCGTCCTGGGGGGCGCCGGCGTGGACACGATCGTGCACGTCCCCGAGCTGCCCCTTTCGTTCGCCGACAGTTACATGATCCAGCCAGGTATCCGGACACGCGCGGGACAGAGCGGCGACTTCGTCGCCCTGGGGGTGAGCAGCCTGGGACTTCGTACGCACCACCTCGACCTGATCGGCGACGACTACGAGGGCGACCTCGTCCGCGCTTTCCACCGGGACCAGGGCATCGCGTTCACCACGAGCCTCCAGCCCGAAGGCACTAAACGAGCGGTCAACCTCGTCGGCCCCGACGGGCGAAGGCTGTCCCTGTACGACGACACCCGCTCGCAGGAGACAGACCGGCTCCCCGAAGCGACGGTCCGGGAACTGGCCGCCGCGAGTCGTCACGCGCACGTCGTCATCACCTACCCGTGCGCGTTCACGCTGCCCACGCTGCGCGAAGCCGGCGTGACCATCTCCACCGACCTGCACAACTGGGACGGTATGAACCCCTATCACGAGGTATTCGCCTACGAGGCCGACCTCGTCTTCCTGTCCACCACCGCCCTGGCCGACCCCGAGCGGACCATGCGCCGGATCGTCGAGCGAGGCCGTGCCCGGGCGGTCATCGCCACGGCCGGGGCGGACGGGGCGTATCTCCTGGTCGATGGCGAGCTGTCACACATCCCCGCCGTCACACCCCCGGCACCGGTCGTGGACTCCAATGGCGCAGGCGACGCATTCGCGTCCGCCTTCCTCTACGGCTGGCTTAACGGCGAGCCTGCTGAGCGCTGCGGCCTGTACGGCGCGGTGGCCGGAGCCCATGCCTGCACCGTGCCGTCGATGCGTACCGACAGCATCACACGCGACGAACTCCACTCCCGCCTCGTGGAGTTGCAATGTGATGCGGCGCCCGCCGAGCACCGCGCCGAAGAAGCGGGATGGCGCGGATGA
- a CDS encoding ABC transporter ATP-binding protein produces MPQPAVLVLDEAVSALDLSVQAQVLGLLADLREQRAVSYVFVTHDLAVAQQITDEVLVVHLGRVVEQGPTDRILSTPEHPYTRGLLDAVPRAGWRPGGAAASPL; encoded by the coding sequence GTGCCGCAACCCGCCGTCCTCGTCCTCGACGAAGCGGTGTCCGCCCTCGACCTCTCGGTCCAGGCGCAGGTCCTCGGCCTGCTCGCGGATCTGCGCGAACAGCGTGCCGTCTCCTATGTGTTCGTCACCCACGACCTGGCCGTCGCGCAGCAGATCACCGACGAGGTCCTGGTCGTGCACCTCGGCCGCGTCGTCGAGCAGGGGCCCACGGACCGAATCCTGTCGACCCCCGAACACCCCTACACGCGCGGGTTGTTGGATGCAGTGCCGCGTGCGGGGTGGCGGCCAGGAGGCGCCGCTGCCAGTCCACTCTGA